In Pelmatolapia mariae isolate MD_Pm_ZW linkage group LG8, Pm_UMD_F_2, whole genome shotgun sequence, one genomic interval encodes:
- the LOC134633031 gene encoding dickkopf-related protein 3-like — MFGNLWLVCLCLSFYGTEARIWAWMLNMPHSPPKEGAKALRQSAPVAKPVTAACDHDRACGRGFSCDRHFGLCVPLRGEGHYCRRDAQCVRGLSCMFGKCHRSIPDGQEGARCKVDRDCGASMCCARHHGEQVCKRRLTLDESCYVPDGGLAFSINQICPCDEGLLCRESSGKLQRE, encoded by the exons ATGTTTGGAAATCTGtggttggtttgtttgtgtctgtccTTTTATGGGACAGAAGCACGTATATGGGCCTGGATGCTGAACATGCCCCACAGTCCTCCCAAAGAAGGAGCGAAAGCACTTCGACAGAGCGCTCCTGTTGCCAAACCAGTCACG GCTGCATGTGACCACGACAGAGCTTGTGGAAGGGGTTTCTCATGTGATCGCCACTTTGGCCTTTGTGTGCCTCTAAGAGGGGAGGGTCATTACTGTCGGAGAGATGCACAATGTGTTCGTGGACTTAGCTGCATGTTCGGGAAGTGCCACCGCAGTATCCCCGATGGACAAGAGG GTGCCAGGTGTAAAGTTGACAGAGACTGTGGAGCATCCATGTGTTGTGCCCGGCATCATGGTGAGCAGGTGTGCAAAAGAAGACTGACGTTAGATGAGAGCTGTTATGTGCCTGATGGTGGCCTGGCATTCAGCATCAACCAGATTTGTCCGTGTGATGAGGGTTTACTTTGTCGTGAAAGCAGTGGAAAGCTACAGAGAGAGTAA
- the tectb gene encoding beta-tectorin, giving the protein MAFVSALLMLLPVAWSCIPQKADYVMVSCFPNAIIANVPECPYGWEIEHLSLGGVCYNGIHSPGYYRFIIPDLTPKNHSYCGTQSEYMPGKDPKYIFYNSIVSNDTSLTVRNQPVNYTFSCTYRAAYLVNNAVFSQRVATVYVNNGSLGTFRSQLSMNVFTNSKFLYAKDAPYVIDTSEIGSEVFIGIEAKGLSNRFKVVINNCWATPSPYSTDRKRWSLIINSCSSDNTVTIFENAKDSRSMFKFNSFRFQRQEKVSTVWLHCEVQVCDGERIICQPSPCSVRSLSSEVDPNGGILTAEFHIKGNQSSNNGHITGVSVLILLVVLINTCYDFINGSRIL; this is encoded by the exons ATGGCTTTTGTCAGTGCACTGTTAATGCTGCTGCCTGTTGCATGGTCATGCATTCCCCAAAAAGCAG ATTATGTTATGGTGTCATGTTTCCCTAATGCCATAATTGCCAACGTCCCAGAGTGTCCTTACGGCTGGGAGATTGAACACTTGTCTCTCGGTGGAGTCTGTTACAATGGAATACACAGCCCAGGTTACTACCGCTTCATCATCCCAGATCTCACACCCAAAAATCACTCTTACTGTGGGACTCAGTCTGAG TACATGCCCGGCAAAGACCCCAAATACATCTTCTACAACTCCATTGTGTCCAACGATACTTCACTGACAGTCAGAAACCAACCTGTGAACTACACCTTCAGCTGCACGTACCGAGCAGCCTATCTGGTTAATAATGCTGTCTTTAGCCAAAG AGTGGCTACAGTTTATGTCAACAATGGGAGTTTAGGCACTTTTAGATCACAGTTGTCTATGAATGTGTTCACG AATTCAAAGTTCCTGTATGCCAAGGACGCTCCCTATGTGATTGATACCTCTGAGATAGGCTCTGAAGTATTCATTGGCATCGAGGCAAAAGGTCTAAGTAACAG ATTCAAAGTTGTGATAAACAACTGCTGGGCCACTCCTTCACCTTACTCCACAGACAGGAAAAGGTGGAGCCTCATCATTAACAG CTGCTCCTCTGACAACACTGTGACTATTTTTGAGAACGCCAAAGACAGCCGCTCGATGTTCAAGTTCAACTCTTTCCGCTTCCAGCGGCAGGAGAAGGTGTCCACTGTTTGGCTTCACTGTGAGGTCCAGGTCTGTGATGGAGAAAGGATCATCTGTCAGCCA AGCCCCTGCTCTGTGAGGAGTTTGTCATCAGAGGTAGACCCAAATGGGGGGATCCTTACTGCTGAATTTCACATTAAAG GTAATCAGTCTTCTAATAATGGACACATAACAG GCGTCTCAGTGCTCATCCTGCTGGTGGTCCTGATAAACACATGTTATGATTTCATCAATGGATCAAGAattttataa